AACGTTATGATGAGAAGCTTCGGTGTTAATTTATTGATGGGTGAGATAGGATAAGTAATAGAAAGCAGATTTGGGTTAAATTTGAAGCGGTTATAGGAGGAGAAAAAGTAATGGGCTTATTAGCAAGAGATATAGGTATAGATTTAGGTACGGCGAATACACTTGTACATGTAAAAGGAAAAGGTATTATAGTAAGGGAGCCTTCTGTTGTTGCGGTTAATCAGCGTACAGGCGATATTCTGGCAGTTGGTGATGCGGCAAAAAGCATGATAGGAAGGACTCCGGGCAATATTGTTGCAATCAGGCCTATGAAGGATGGGGTCATTGCAGATTTTGATATTACACAAAGCATGCTCAAGTACTTTATTAAAAGGGCCATGTCAAAGGGATTGTTTAGCAAACCAAGGGTCGTTATCTGTGTACCGTCAGGAGTGACTGAAGTAGAAAAGAGGGCCGTAGAGGAAGCAACAATCCAAGCAGGAGCGAAGGAGGCTTACCTTATTGAGGAGCCTATGGCTGCCGCTATTGGTGCCAATTTGCCGGTTGAGGAGCCTTCAGGCAGTATGGTTGTGGATATAGGAGGAGGAACAAGCGAGGTAGCGGTAATATCCCTTGGAGGTATTGTGACAAGCAAATCTTTAAGAATAGCCGGTGATGAATTGGATGAAGCAATTGTTCATTATATAAAAAAAGAATACAATCTTATGATAGGCGAGCGTACTGCAGAGGAAATAAAAATGAACATAGGAGCTGCCTATTTAAAGCCAAAGGACGAATCAATGGAGATTAGAGGCAGGGACCTAATAACGGGCTTGCCCAAAAACATAAAAATTACATCATCTGAGATTACCGAAGCTATTAAGGAGCCCATCAATTCCATTGTGGACTCTATAAAATATACCCTCGAGAAGACACCGCCGGAGCTTGCTGCTGATATAATGGACAGGGGAATTACATTGACAGGTGGGGGAGCACTATTGAGTGGACTTGACAGGCTTATAAGGGAAGAGACGGGAATGCCTGTTTCTGTGGCAGAAAGTCCTCTGGATTGTGTTGCTATAGGTTCCGGCAAGGTTTTGGATGAAATTGAAACACTGAAAAAGGTCCTTATTTCTCCTAAAAAATTGAAATAATATATTTTGGGAATAAAAGGCATTTCATGTTTGTATGAAGGGGGGGCGTTATGTGTTACGCCTTTTAAAGAAAAAACCTTTTTTGCTTTTAATAGTTACTTTAGTTTTGTTTATTGTTATGGGGGTTACTTCACAAACTAACAGCAAGCTTAGTTGGTTTAGTAATCTCTTTAATACCATCGTATCACCGGTTCAAAATGTGCTGTCATTCAGCGGCAGTAAAGTTGACAGAACCTTATCTTTTTTTAACGATAATAAAGCCATCAGGGAAGAAAACGACAAGCTTAAGGAGAGGGTTGTCCAACTGGAAAAGGAAGTTGAAGGCCTTAAAGAATTGAAGACAAAGAATGATTTGCTGATAGAGGCTTTGAATCTTAAAAACCAGTTGAAAGAGTTTGACTATATAAGCTCCAACATAATTGCAAAGGATGCAGGCAATTGGTTTAACGTATTTACAATAGATAAGGGAAGCAACAATCAAGTTAATAAAGACAGTGTTGTTGTTGCAAGTAAGGGCCTTGTAGGAAGAGTGTTGGTATCAGGACCTATCTCGGCCAAGGTTATTTCAGTTATTGACATTGACAGTACTGTAAGTGCAAGACTTACAAAGACCAGAG
This genomic interval from Pseudobacteroides sp. contains the following:
- a CDS encoding rod shape-determining protein: MGLLARDIGIDLGTANTLVHVKGKGIIVREPSVVAVNQRTGDILAVGDAAKSMIGRTPGNIVAIRPMKDGVIADFDITQSMLKYFIKRAMSKGLFSKPRVVICVPSGVTEVEKRAVEEATIQAGAKEAYLIEEPMAAAIGANLPVEEPSGSMVVDIGGGTSEVAVISLGGIVTSKSLRIAGDELDEAIVHYIKKEYNLMIGERTAEEIKMNIGAAYLKPKDESMEIRGRDLITGLPKNIKITSSEITEAIKEPINSIVDSIKYTLEKTPPELAADIMDRGITLTGGGALLSGLDRLIREETGMPVSVAESPLDCVAIGSGKVLDEIETLKKVLISPKKLK
- the mreC gene encoding rod shape-determining protein MreC, producing MLRLLKKKPFLLLIVTLVLFIVMGVTSQTNSKLSWFSNLFNTIVSPVQNVLSFSGSKVDRTLSFFNDNKAIREENDKLKERVVQLEKEVEGLKELKTKNDLLIEALNLKNQLKEFDYISSNIIAKDAGNWFNVFTIDKGSNNQVNKDSVVVASKGLVGRVLVSGPISAKVISVIDIDSTVSARLTKTRDLVEVKGDISLRDQGLCKMYNISPGIDIAVGDSVETSGIGGIFPKGITIGKVKEIRQINNELDRYAIIEPVVDFRRLEDVFVLRSKK